A single window of Sphingobacteriales bacterium DNA harbors:
- a CDS encoding GNAT family N-acetyltransferase encodes MKESKKSYLDVYNKHNATIHFFANPEWLNLIAENWDVLLYQKDDKTIALLPFCTKGNFVTNRIYLPDINFYQSIIFLDKDINQSDRNRICIELFKQNSNYIKSYFKFLPEYSDIDLSNLKYKKETYTTYIIEQAYSINQLSKNHLRNINKAIQNKYTIEKSTQLEDAYKIIQSTFTKQNIKSKIDYNTFEKINKFCSDKNCGNTLVCKNTEGKLLATLFYVEDNHTVYYLLSGFNVSYKNSGAMHYMLHQLINQTIQGGKTFNFCGSSKKTIANFFKGFGAKNENLNIWTKSIFKI; translated from the coding sequence ATGAAAGAAAGCAAAAAATCATATTTAGATGTTTATAATAAACACAATGCTACAATTCATTTCTTTGCAAATCCTGAATGGCTAAATCTTATTGCCGAAAATTGGGACGTTCTGCTTTATCAAAAAGATGACAAAACAATTGCATTATTACCATTTTGCACAAAAGGAAATTTTGTAACTAATAGAATTTACTTACCAGACATAAATTTTTATCAATCAATTATATTTTTAGATAAAGACATTAATCAATCAGATAGAAATAGAATATGCATTGAATTGTTTAAACAGAATTCAAATTACATTAAATCTTATTTTAAATTTCTACCAGAATATTCAGATATAGATTTATCAAATTTAAAGTATAAAAAAGAAACTTACACAACATATATTATTGAACAAGCTTATAGCATTAATCAACTTTCAAAAAATCATCTTAGAAATATAAACAAAGCAATACAAAACAAATACACTATTGAAAAAAGCACACAACTTGAAGATGCCTACAAAATCATACAATCAACATTTACAAAACAAAATATAAAATCAAAAATTGATTATAATACATTTGAAAAAATAAATAAATTTTGCTCAGACAAAAATTGTGGCAACACACTTGTATGTAAAAATACTGAAGGAAAATTATTAGCAACTTTATTTTATGTAGAAGATAATCATACTGTGTATTATCTTTTAAGTGGTTTTAATGTTTCGTATAAAAATTCTGGTGCTATGCATTATATGTTGCATCAATTAATAAATCAAACTATTCAGGGTGGCAAGACATTCAATTTTTGTGGAAGTAGTAAGAAAACAATTGCAAATTTTTTCAAAGGATTTGGTGCAAAAAATGAAAATCTAAATATCTGGACCAAGTCTATATTTAAAATTTAA
- a CDS encoding GMC family oxidoreductase produces the protein MKRRNFIKSTALTGIGVALNACTKEIKEERIYTPNLIIGSGFGGSVTALRLAQAGHNSILIERGKTWNAAEFCSFTNVNEKSTWLNRKAMVPIVNLKLPIKEYLGVIEYHEYRNMNIFNAAGLGGGSLVFGATYVKPQQLPFERLFPSEVSYSEMDEIYYPKVQQEINFSHIPEDIYQSEYYLYARTFKQQVENAGKTSVRLPASYDWEIIRKEMRGEIPLEFLKGDGNYGTRNNSKYSLDKNYIARAIATNKTKVYTQTNVVQIKINSDKKYEVSTQQLNVWGTIVGLKTFICDKLFLCAGAPNTIKLLLKSKYTSNLKELNSNIGKGFGTNGKTFFRRTVDANTGALTGWTPAEASFHFDNPYVPIIIENIPQPLGLILPIPDLKSHFHVGLAATTYRANFEYDDATDKLMLDWNVNGLDESINAAKDWANIVNAANPNSYIDNLLIRNYYANNVSYHPLGGCVIGQATDFYGRVVEYPNLYVNDSTLIPGALCANPAYSIAALAERNIAKIVEQDFK, from the coding sequence ATGAAGAGAAGAAATTTTATAAAATCAACTGCTTTAACAGGTATTGGTGTTGCCTTAAATGCATGCACTAAAGAAATAAAGGAAGAACGAATATATACACCAAATCTAATTATTGGTTCAGGATTTGGTGGTTCTGTTACTGCACTACGTTTAGCACAAGCAGGACACAATTCTATACTGATTGAACGTGGAAAAACTTGGAATGCAGCAGAGTTTTGCTCCTTTACAAATGTAAATGAGAAATCTACATGGTTAAACAGGAAAGCTATGGTGCCTATAGTAAATCTAAAGCTACCGATAAAAGAATATTTAGGTGTTATAGAATACCATGAATATAGAAACATGAATATTTTTAATGCTGCTGGTTTGGGTGGAGGCAGCTTAGTGTTTGGTGCAACTTATGTAAAGCCACAACAATTACCATTTGAACGATTATTTCCATCTGAAGTATCTTATAGCGAAATGGATGAAATTTATTACCCAAAAGTTCAACAAGAAATAAATTTTTCTCATATTCCAGAAGATATTTATCAATCTGAATATTATTTATATGCACGCACATTTAAACAACAAGTAGAAAATGCTGGAAAAACTTCTGTTAGGTTGCCAGCATCATATGATTGGGAAATAATTAGAAAAGAAATGCGTGGCGAAATTCCGTTAGAGTTTTTGAAAGGTGATGGAAATTATGGTACAAGAAATAATTCAAAATATAGTTTGGATAAAAATTATATTGCAAGAGCTATTGCCACAAATAAAACTAAAGTGTACACGCAAACAAACGTTGTTCAAATAAAAATTAATTCTGATAAAAAATATGAAGTTAGTACGCAGCAATTAAATGTTTGGGGCACAATCGTTGGTTTAAAAACATTTATTTGCGATAAACTTTTTTTATGTGCTGGCGCACCAAATACAATAAAACTATTATTAAAATCAAAATATACATCAAACTTAAAAGAATTAAATTCTAATATTGGTAAAGGTTTTGGTACAAACGGAAAAACTTTCTTTAGAAGAACTGTTGATGCAAATACTGGAGCACTAACAGGCTGGACACCAGCAGAAGCGTCCTTTCATTTTGATAATCCATATGTGCCAATTATTATTGAAAATATTCCACAACCACTTGGCTTAATTTTGCCAATTCCAGATTTGAAAAGCCATTTTCATGTTGGTTTGGCTGCAACAACTTATAGAGCAAATTTTGAGTATGATGATGCGACTGATAAGTTGATGTTAGATTGGAATGTAAATGGTTTAGATGAATCAATCAATGCTGCGAAAGATTGGGCAAATATAGTAAATGCAGCAAATCCAAATTCGTATATAGATAATCTATTAATTAGAAACTATTATGCAAATAATGTTTCTTATCATCCATTAGGTGGTTGTGTTATTGGGCAAGCAACAGATTTTTATGGTAGGGTAGTAGAATACCCAAATTTATATGTGAATGATAGTACATTAATTCCTGGTGCATTGTGTGCAAATCCTGCGTATTCTATAGCTGCGTTAGCAGAAAGAAATATTGCAAAAATAGTAGAACAAGATTTTAAGTAA
- a CDS encoding S9 family peptidase: MQKYILVLLILNILTSNMYAKKDKKKASTTLSINYPVTKKIDYKDNYFGTEIVDEYQWLENDTSAETEHWVDEQNKITDAYLDKIPYRNQLKERYQQLYNYEKISNTFFAGDYILYKKNGGLQNQAIIYIQKGTNENPEIFIDPNSIDKAGLTSYDIAGISNNNQYIAMSINKAGSDWSSIEIYDINTKQKLNDEIDWVKFTGASWYKNGFFYSRYPEPEKGKELSNINQYHCIYYHTIGTAQSEDKLIFKDEKEPLSFNSISVSEDEKYLFRYRSIGTYGNEVYWKKADDLTSDFKPLFTGFKNEYAVITVKDGLFYVYTDEGASNKQLIAVNPEQNEPSKWKKIIPEQKDALLENIEVSSGKLFAVYLQNACNKLFVYNIDGTNKKEIALPGSGNIEFFGSSETNQLVAYSYNSFNYPNSIFIYNSTTGYSNLFLKPTLQFNPEDYESKQVWYKSKDNTKVSMFIVHKKGIELNGKNPTYLYAYGGFNINMTPFFSASTILLLENGAVFAMPNLRGGGEYGDKWHKAGMLFNKQNVFDDFIAAAEYLIKEKYTSKNKLAISGGSNGGLLVGATITQRPDICKVAFPAVGVLDMLKYHKFTIGWGWIPEYGSSEQSKEMFEYLKGYSPLHNLKIGTNYPATLITTGDHDDRVVPAHSFKFAAKLQEYSSKINPALIRIEKNAGHGKGKPTSKIVEEIADKWSFFFWNVGIKSLQKK; encoded by the coding sequence ATGGCTGGAGAACGACACATCAGCAGAAACTGAGCATTGGGTAGATGAGCAAAATAAAATAACAGATGCATACTTAGATAAAATTCCATACAGGAATCAATTAAAAGAAAGATACCAGCAATTGTATAACTACGAAAAAATCTCTAATACATTTTTTGCTGGCGATTACATTTTATATAAAAAAAATGGTGGCTTACAAAATCAAGCGATTATTTATATACAAAAAGGTACAAACGAAAACCCAGAAATATTTATTGACCCAAATAGTATAGACAAAGCTGGACTAACAAGTTATGATATTGCTGGCATTTCAAATAACAATCAATACATAGCTATGAGTATTAATAAGGCAGGAAGTGATTGGAGTAGCATAGAGATTTACGATATTAATACAAAACAAAAACTAAATGATGAAATTGATTGGGTAAAATTTACTGGTGCTAGTTGGTACAAAAATGGTTTCTTCTATTCAAGATATCCTGAGCCAGAAAAAGGCAAAGAATTATCAAATATCAATCAATATCATTGTATTTACTATCATACTATTGGCACAGCACAAAGCGAAGACAAATTAATCTTTAAAGACGAGAAAGAACCACTTTCATTCAATAGCATTAGTGTATCAGAAGATGAAAAATATTTATTTAGATATAGATCAATAGGAACATATGGTAATGAAGTATATTGGAAGAAAGCTGATGACCTTACTTCAGATTTTAAACCATTATTCACAGGATTTAAAAATGAGTATGCTGTGATAACAGTAAAAGATGGTTTATTTTATGTTTACACAGATGAAGGTGCATCAAACAAACAATTAATAGCTGTCAATCCAGAACAAAATGAGCCCAGCAAATGGAAAAAAATTATACCAGAACAAAAAGATGCATTGCTTGAAAACATAGAAGTTTCTTCAGGAAAATTATTTGCAGTGTACTTACAAAATGCATGCAACAAACTTTTTGTATACAACATAGATGGAACAAACAAAAAAGAAATTGCACTACCTGGATCAGGAAATATAGAATTTTTTGGTTCTTCAGAAACAAACCAACTTGTAGCATATAGTTATAATTCTTTCAATTATCCAAATTCAATATTTATTTATAATTCAACAACTGGATATTCAAACTTATTTCTAAAACCAACATTACAATTCAATCCAGAAGATTATGAATCAAAACAAGTATGGTACAAAAGCAAAGACAATACAAAAGTATCCATGTTTATTGTACACAAAAAAGGAATTGAATTAAATGGAAAAAATCCAACATACTTATATGCTTATGGTGGATTTAACATCAACATGACACCTTTCTTTTCTGCATCAACAATATTATTATTAGAAAATGGTGCCGTATTTGCAATGCCAAATTTGCGTGGTGGTGGTGAGTATGGCGACAAATGGCACAAAGCTGGCATGCTATTCAACAAACAAAATGTGTTTGATGATTTTATTGCAGCAGCAGAATATCTAATAAAAGAAAAATACACATCGAAAAATAAATTGGCAATTTCTGGCGGAAGTAATGGTGGTTTATTGGTTGGTGCAACAATAACACAAAGACCAGACATTTGTAAAGTTGCATTTCCAGCAGTTGGCGTTTTAGATATGCTAAAGTATCACAAATTTACAATTGGTTGGGGCTGGATTCCAGAATATGGAAGTAGTGAACAAAGCAAAGAAATGTTTGAATACCTCAAAGGATACTCACCATTACACAACTTAAAAATAGGCACAAACTATCCAGCAACATTGATTACAACTGGCGATCATGACGATAGAGTTGTACCAGCACATAGCTTTAAATTTGCAGCAAAATTACAAGAATACAGTAGTAAAATAAATCCAGCATTAATAAGAATTGAAAAAAATGCAGGACATGGCAAAGGCAAACCAACATCAAAAATAGTTGAAGAAATTGCTGACAAATGGAGCTTCTTCTTTTGGAATGTTGGCATAAAATCTTTACAGAAAAAGTAA